The following coding sequences lie in one Thalassoglobus polymorphus genomic window:
- a CDS encoding ferritin-like domain-containing protein, which yields MLIRSYLMSPTNIHSGQQAMEIREFAERVLLSTELALKVNAISTEMTDDFPGEAVRVEEPNRPPNLQFAERRAAPRLPSPQSLIDPRKRAVAHHILANHELQALEVMAWTLLAFPDAPSEFRHGLARIMVDEQRHTRMHAERAAKLGVQFGDLPVNCYIWKKAMDFENVLDYLAGLPLVFEGRNLDHTIELETAFNAVGDTRSAHIMRAIHDDEIEHVRFGLEWLRKLKPEELSDWEAFEKHLHWPLRPEKARGEDFQRQARQQAGMTDEFIDRLESAEDTTHKS from the coding sequence ATGCTCATACGGTCATACCTGATGTCTCCGACGAACATTCATTCTGGACAGCAAGCTATGGAAATCCGAGAGTTCGCCGAGCGCGTTCTCCTCTCAACCGAACTCGCTCTAAAAGTCAATGCAATCTCCACCGAGATGACTGATGACTTCCCCGGTGAGGCAGTGCGTGTAGAAGAGCCGAACCGTCCACCGAACTTACAGTTCGCCGAACGCCGTGCTGCTCCTCGCCTTCCGTCTCCTCAATCTCTCATCGACCCTCGCAAACGAGCAGTCGCTCACCATATTCTCGCGAACCATGAACTGCAGGCACTCGAAGTGATGGCCTGGACTCTTCTCGCCTTTCCCGACGCCCCCAGCGAATTTCGCCACGGGCTCGCGCGCATCATGGTTGATGAGCAAAGACACACACGGATGCACGCCGAAAGAGCCGCCAAGTTAGGCGTTCAATTTGGTGACCTTCCAGTCAACTGCTACATCTGGAAGAAGGCCATGGACTTCGAGAACGTCCTCGACTACCTCGCCGGGTTACCACTCGTGTTCGAAGGCAGAAACCTGGACCATACGATCGAGCTGGAAACGGCGTTCAATGCCGTCGGAGATACACGCAGCGCGCATATCATGCGGGCGATTCATGATGATGAAATCGAACACGTCCGCTTCGGTCTCGAATGGCTTCGCAAATTGAAGCCTGAAGAACTCTCAGACTGGGAAGCTTTCGAAAAGCATCTGCACTGGCCCCTTCGCCCCGAAAAAGCTCGCGGCGAAGACTTCCAACGCCAAGCCCGCCAGCAAGCCGGAATGACGGACGAATTTATCGATCGGCTCGAATCTGCTGAAGATACGACACACAAATCGTAA
- a CDS encoding BBP7 family outer membrane beta-barrel protein has product MTRWLSGIVLVISSFLPLAGFAQGQYPQSGFQNTGYLGSPGPSQQYAGMGAGGYYRGGQGGPYAQLTPDDNGWMFGPDTRLGNILSNKVNKAWVRFDVLHWEIRGADDTLLGAPVAPNAAGVPYDLSGQDRQRRLDAQDRILGARPQTVAVVPRIGEAQESGLNGFRGTFGIPLTIGDFEASAFVLEEFNDLVKVDPFVDNFAFQNTTLIGAVTLLNNGVVNNNTMILFSEGMRASLTTNIYGIETNLIANPMTPNASMLIRPIAGFRYLSMEEKLSISGQDIPDPLNDPTTILDHRINSLSQNHIFGPQVGFRAESKIKRFTLGTDFKFLFGINRLQDQVNTAQIFTVDELPVTSTDENTRFAPMIDFSVYGKYQATENLNLVLSYQLLAGTGFSRAYDNIDYNAPASVNDPPIIGTRNELSNFYAQGLVVGIEFLFP; this is encoded by the coding sequence ATGACTCGTTGGTTGAGCGGAATTGTTCTTGTCATCAGCAGTTTCCTGCCATTGGCAGGTTTTGCACAGGGGCAATATCCGCAATCAGGATTTCAAAATACAGGATACCTCGGGAGCCCCGGTCCTTCACAGCAATACGCTGGGATGGGAGCAGGGGGCTATTACAGAGGTGGCCAAGGTGGTCCGTATGCACAACTGACGCCCGACGATAACGGATGGATGTTCGGCCCTGACACACGTCTGGGAAACATTCTTAGTAACAAAGTCAACAAAGCATGGGTTCGCTTTGATGTCCTGCATTGGGAAATCCGAGGTGCCGACGACACTCTTCTCGGCGCACCGGTCGCTCCCAACGCAGCTGGCGTCCCCTATGATCTCTCCGGGCAAGATCGACAACGCCGGTTAGATGCTCAAGACCGTATTCTCGGAGCTCGTCCTCAAACAGTTGCTGTGGTTCCACGTATTGGGGAAGCACAAGAATCAGGACTCAACGGATTTCGAGGAACTTTTGGAATCCCGCTGACGATTGGTGATTTCGAGGCGAGTGCATTTGTCCTGGAAGAATTTAACGATCTCGTGAAGGTTGACCCATTCGTGGACAACTTCGCATTCCAGAACACAACGCTCATCGGAGCTGTCACCTTGTTGAACAATGGAGTTGTGAACAATAACACCATGATTCTCTTTAGCGAGGGGATGCGAGCTTCTCTGACAACAAATATCTACGGCATAGAGACCAACCTGATTGCGAATCCGATGACTCCCAATGCATCGATGCTCATTCGCCCCATCGCAGGTTTTCGATACCTCAGCATGGAAGAAAAACTGTCGATCTCAGGACAGGACATTCCTGATCCATTAAATGATCCGACGACCATTCTGGACCACCGAATCAACTCGCTCTCTCAAAACCACATTTTTGGCCCACAAGTCGGTTTTCGAGCAGAGAGTAAGATCAAACGTTTCACTTTGGGGACTGACTTCAAATTCCTGTTCGGAATCAATCGCCTTCAGGATCAAGTCAACACTGCCCAAATTTTCACAGTGGATGAACTTCCTGTGACAAGCACAGACGAGAATACTCGCTTTGCTCCAATGATCGACTTTTCGGTTTACGGAAAGTATCAAGCGACAGAAAACCTGAACCTTGTGCTTTCATACCAGCTTCTCGCTGGAACTGGATTCTCCCGAGCATATGACAATATCGATTACAACGCTCCAGCTTCTGTGAATGATCCTCCGATCATTGGCACACGGAATGAGTTGTCGAACTTCTATGCTCAAGGTCTCGTCGTTGGAATTGAATTCCTATTCCCGTAA
- a CDS encoding glycosyltransferase family 4 protein, protein MATKAIDLLFILGSFELRGRYQRSMSIIQALPEEAVKIRVLSANPPPSLAEKIGRNSIYVDPYLQVPILSRISARFIKREYLKNRPDLIDIQHRHMHQLGSRLAREIETPYVLHLHDIPPADGQFEVDLRWCRRIITVSDSIRQQFLNQTGLPEELVSVVQNGVSIPREEDLQPILPEDRPPVIGTAGPLEKEKGLNHFLWAAKAILEKHPDVLFLIAGSGPEEKSLRQLAEELKISQSLTILPHLENFRQVFQAIDLFVLPELRQGSKLILLEAMAAGLPVVSSDIDGVAHIVDDGVTGLLVTAADVEELSTKLHELLIHRHQAREIGRLGRDHIRENFLASKMTESMLSIYQEILKTNRPSEQ, encoded by the coding sequence GTGGCGACAAAAGCGATTGATCTCCTGTTCATTCTCGGAAGCTTCGAACTTCGCGGACGCTACCAGCGATCGATGTCGATCATTCAAGCTCTGCCTGAGGAAGCTGTCAAAATTCGAGTTCTCTCTGCAAATCCACCTCCTTCACTGGCAGAAAAGATCGGCAGAAACTCAATCTATGTCGATCCATACTTGCAGGTTCCCATCCTGTCCCGAATTTCTGCTCGATTCATCAAACGAGAATATTTGAAGAATCGGCCGGACCTGATTGATATACAGCATCGCCACATGCACCAACTCGGGTCCAGGCTCGCACGAGAAATCGAAACCCCGTACGTCTTGCACCTTCATGACATTCCTCCTGCCGATGGGCAGTTTGAAGTCGACCTTCGCTGGTGCCGGAGAATCATTACAGTCAGTGACTCGATTCGACAACAATTCCTTAACCAGACCGGACTCCCGGAAGAGTTGGTCAGTGTCGTCCAGAACGGGGTGAGCATTCCTCGAGAGGAAGACCTTCAACCGATTCTCCCCGAAGATCGACCACCGGTCATTGGGACAGCAGGACCACTTGAGAAGGAGAAAGGGCTGAACCACTTTTTATGGGCCGCCAAGGCTATCCTGGAAAAGCATCCAGATGTTCTTTTCCTCATTGCTGGTTCGGGTCCAGAAGAAAAGTCGCTAAGACAGCTGGCTGAAGAGTTGAAGATCAGCCAATCGCTGACGATTCTCCCGCATCTTGAAAACTTTCGGCAGGTGTTTCAGGCCATTGACCTGTTTGTCCTCCCGGAACTGCGACAAGGTTCAAAACTGATCTTACTCGAAGCCATGGCTGCCGGGTTGCCCGTCGTCAGTTCAGACATTGATGGCGTTGCCCATATTGTGGATGACGGCGTGACGGGGCTCCTCGTCACAGCAGCTGACGTTGAAGAACTCTCTACCAAACTTCACGAACTTTTGATTCATCGTCACCAAGCCAGGGAAATTGGGCGACTTGGAAGAGATCACATCCGAGAGAATTTCCTCGCCTCAAAAATGACCGAGTCGATGCTCTCCATCTATCAGGAAATCTTGAAGACGAACCGACCATCCGAACAATGA
- the floA gene encoding flotillin-like protein FloA (flotillin-like protein involved in membrane lipid rafts) produces MNSAWIIGLVFGAIVVFIMMAVLARYFGLWVQCKMTGAGVSMTNLIMMSIRKVNPTVIVRSKIMAVQAGLTEHYDISTRALEAHYLAGGNVPNVIRALVAAHRAQIDMDWQVAQAIDLAGRDILDAVKTSVYPKVINCPDPRKNAGTLDAVAADGIQLKARARVTVRTNIQQLVGGATEETVIARVGQGIVQAIGSTKTYAEVLENPDRISKTVLNQGLEAQTAFEIVSIDIADIDVGENIGARLQADQAEADMRVAQARAEQRRAEFAAQEQEMVAKTQQNRAVVVLSEAEVPEAIAAAFRSGKLGLLDYYELKNVQADTSMRSAIAGMGDEVAHQPEN; encoded by the coding sequence TCTTTATTATGATGGCAGTGCTGGCACGATATTTTGGCCTGTGGGTTCAGTGCAAAATGACCGGCGCCGGCGTCTCGATGACGAACCTGATCATGATGTCGATTCGAAAGGTGAATCCGACAGTCATTGTCCGAAGTAAAATCATGGCTGTGCAAGCCGGATTGACAGAGCACTACGATATCTCGACGCGAGCTCTTGAAGCCCACTACCTCGCCGGAGGAAACGTTCCCAACGTGATCCGGGCTCTCGTCGCCGCTCATCGAGCACAGATCGACATGGACTGGCAAGTCGCTCAAGCGATCGATCTCGCAGGTCGAGACATTCTGGACGCAGTCAAAACGAGTGTTTACCCAAAGGTCATTAACTGCCCAGATCCTCGCAAGAATGCTGGCACGCTTGATGCCGTTGCTGCGGACGGAATTCAGTTAAAAGCTCGGGCACGCGTGACTGTACGAACAAACATTCAGCAGTTGGTAGGGGGAGCAACAGAAGAGACTGTGATTGCTCGTGTCGGTCAGGGAATTGTGCAAGCAATCGGTTCCACAAAGACATACGCCGAGGTTCTCGAAAATCCTGACCGGATCTCTAAAACAGTCCTCAACCAAGGCTTGGAAGCACAAACAGCTTTCGAAATCGTGTCCATTGATATTGCTGATATTGATGTTGGAGAGAACATCGGGGCGAGACTTCAGGCTGATCAAGCCGAAGCCGACATGCGAGTCGCTCAGGCTCGAGCAGAACAACGACGTGCGGAGTTTGCAGCTCAAGAACAGGAAATGGTCGCGAAAACTCAACAGAATCGTGCTGTTGTCGTGCTTTCCGAAGCAGAAGTTCCTGAAGCAATTGCGGCGGCGTTTCGTTCTGGAAAACTCGGTTTGCTCGATTACTATGAACTTAAAAACGTCCAGGCGGACACATCAATGCGATCTGCCATTGCCGGGATGGGAGACGAAGTCGCTCATCAACCAGAAAACTAG
- a CDS encoding Nif3-like dinuclear metal center hexameric protein, with protein sequence MKLKKLIEYLGEFAPLELAEDWDNVGLLVGDENAEVCRVLTCLTLTPDVVVEAIEHQAELIVSHHPIMFRSINKITSQNSEGRMLLDLVSNKIAVYSPHTAFDSSALGINEQLATDLGLASIKPIRQIEGEAVPPGSGSGRYGKLKHEMELEKFLVHVKKTLQIPFLQYTGGLSQKISTVGVACGSAAEYLQDAARLGCDVLVTGEARFHASLEARSLETAMVLTGHFASERPAVERLAVLLAEEFPNLKTWASEIESDPVQWSVS encoded by the coding sequence ATGAAATTAAAGAAACTCATTGAGTACCTTGGAGAGTTTGCACCGCTTGAACTCGCTGAGGACTGGGACAATGTCGGTCTCTTGGTTGGGGATGAGAATGCGGAAGTTTGCAGGGTCTTGACCTGTTTGACCCTGACTCCGGATGTGGTTGTCGAAGCCATTGAACATCAGGCAGAGCTTATCGTTTCTCACCATCCGATCATGTTTCGGTCAATCAATAAAATTACCTCGCAGAACAGCGAGGGGCGAATGCTGCTCGACCTCGTCTCCAACAAGATTGCGGTTTACAGCCCACATACTGCTTTTGACAGTAGCGCACTCGGCATTAACGAACAGTTGGCTACGGACCTTGGACTGGCGTCGATCAAACCGATTCGGCAAATCGAGGGTGAAGCTGTCCCGCCTGGATCAGGCAGTGGGCGATATGGAAAGTTGAAACACGAAATGGAGTTGGAGAAGTTTCTTGTTCACGTGAAGAAGACTCTTCAGATTCCGTTCCTGCAATATACCGGTGGCCTCTCTCAGAAGATCAGCACCGTTGGTGTCGCCTGTGGTTCAGCGGCGGAGTATTTGCAGGACGCAGCACGCCTTGGTTGCGACGTCCTGGTCACTGGAGAAGCCCGCTTTCATGCCAGCCTGGAAGCTCGGAGTCTTGAGACGGCAATGGTCCTGACTGGGCACTTTGCATCTGAAAGACCAGCTGTTGAACGGCTTGCCGTTTTGCTGGCAGAAGAATTCCCGAATCTTAAAACCTGGGCTAGTGAAATCGAATCAGACCCTGTTCAATGGAGTGTCTCATGA
- a CDS encoding DUF983 domain-containing protein, with product MNDTDVAKSKHEEVPEKGPRPLPEVLLWRGVRLRCPRCGEGRLYRNYIKMNDCCSSCSLKLKREPGYYLGATYFNYGATVLSMSAMFLFFRLGMNISVDTILWPLFTFCLIFPLLFFRHARALWLAFDCQFDRSVLDEK from the coding sequence ATGAATGACACAGACGTAGCCAAGTCGAAGCACGAAGAGGTCCCGGAAAAGGGACCCCGTCCACTCCCTGAAGTCCTTCTTTGGCGGGGAGTCCGTCTGAGATGTCCTCGTTGTGGGGAAGGTCGTCTCTACCGGAATTACATCAAGATGAATGACTGCTGTTCGAGTTGCAGCTTGAAGTTGAAACGAGAACCGGGGTACTACCTGGGAGCGACTTATTTCAACTACGGTGCCACAGTTCTGAGTATGTCAGCCATGTTTTTGTTCTTCCGCCTTGGAATGAACATCTCGGTCGATACGATCCTTTGGCCGCTGTTCACGTTTTGTCTCATTTTTCCACTGCTCTTTTTCCGGCACGCACGAGCGCTATGGTTAGCGTTCGATTGCCAGTTTGACCGCTCGGTCCTTGATGAGAAGTAA